GGCTTATCTTTTTGGTCGTCAATTTGGTCAAAATAAGTTATTGCCAAAAGTATCACCAAATAAGACTATTGAAGGTAGTGTTGGGGGTATCTTATCAGCAATCATTGTGGCTCTTATCTTTGGTTTGATTAACCACGGAGTTTATGCCCCTCATAACTTCTTCTGGTTGCTCATCTGTACGATTCTCTTTAGTATTTTTGGTCAATTTGGTGATTTGGTTGAATCAGCTATTAAACGTCACTTTGGCGTTAAAGACTCAGGCAATCTCATTCCTGGGCATGGTGGTATTTTGGACCGTTGTGACAGCTGGATCTTCGTTTTCCCAATCATGCACTTCCTAGGACTTTTTTAAGAGTGGGGGTGTCTAGATGAAAGCTATTATTACCTTTTTACTGATTTTCTGTGTGATTGTCGTTTTCCATGAGTTTGGTCATTTCTTTTTCGCCAAACGTTCAGGAATTTTGGTTCGTGAATTTGCCATTGGTATGGGACCGAAAATTTTTGCACACACTGGTAAGGATGGTACCGTTTATACTATCCGTATCCTCCCTTTGGGTGGTTATGTCCGTATGGCTGGTTGGGGTGAAGATACAACTGAGATTAAAACAGGTAGTCCTGCTAGTCTAACGATTGGATCAGATGGTAAGGTAAGACGTATCAACCTTTCGGATCGCCAGGTTGACCAGACGGCTTTACCTATGAACGTCACTGCCTATGATTTGGAAGATAAGTTAACCATTACAGGTCTAGTCCTAGATGAGAGCAAGACCTATGAGGTTGACCATGATGCCACTATCGTTGAGGAGGATGGTACAGAACTTCGTATCGCTCCTAAGGATGTCCAATATCAAAATGCTAGCATTTGGGGACGCTTAATTACCAACTTTGCTGGTCCTATGAATAACTTCATTCTTGGGGTGCTTGTCTTTATTATCTTAGCCTTTGTTCAAGGTGGTGTTCAAGACACATCAACCAACCGTATTCAGGTGGCTGATGGTGGTGCTGCTCAGGTAGCAGGCT
The DNA window shown above is from Streptococcus salivarius and carries:
- the rseP gene encoding RIP metalloprotease RseP; protein product: MKAIITFLLIFCVIVVFHEFGHFFFAKRSGILVREFAIGMGPKIFAHTGKDGTVYTIRILPLGGYVRMAGWGEDTTEIKTGSPASLTIGSDGKVRRINLSDRQVDQTALPMNVTAYDLEDKLTITGLVLDESKTYEVDHDATIVEEDGTELRIAPKDVQYQNASIWGRLITNFAGPMNNFILGVLVFIILAFVQGGVQDTSTNRIQVADGGAAQVAGLKNGDAIEAINKDKVTDWDSLKEALTENTQKFSKGDSLSVTVKRSNGQEETVSVKPKESQGSYFLGVSPALKTGLKDKIFGGFQMAWEGAFKILVALKGLITNFSLNKLGGPVAMFQMSAQASESGLISILNLMGMLSINLGIFNLIPIPALDGGKIVMNIIEAIRRKPLNQEIESYITLAGVAIMVVLMIAVTWNDIMRAFF